A single Nostoc sp. PCC 7107 DNA region contains:
- a CDS encoding DUF3318 domain-containing protein gives MTSYATSSAKAEMSELRRLKGLLPPELQSWVTVEGTTEVNPPLIRSEEIGKDQVEVQIDLVKWDALAMDQRNLLFWHEVARIQNDTIPKDGWEMAALAIGLGGAVGELWVQDGLLLVLALALCGVSGWRLYQKNNGEKQMRELLNADEKAIALATRFGYSLPNAYKSLGSALKSLIDTTPSKRQRSRYEARLSALKRSANKAKAKSRSPEDSEM, from the coding sequence ATGACATCCTATGCAACCTCCTCTGCCAAAGCAGAAATGAGTGAACTCCGGCGATTAAAAGGCTTACTACCACCAGAATTGCAAAGCTGGGTCACAGTTGAAGGCACAACTGAGGTCAATCCACCCCTGATCCGCAGCGAAGAAATTGGTAAAGACCAAGTAGAAGTTCAAATTGACTTGGTGAAATGGGATGCTCTCGCAATGGATCAGCGTAATCTGCTGTTCTGGCATGAAGTTGCCCGCATTCAAAATGACACAATTCCCAAAGATGGTTGGGAAATGGCAGCATTAGCTATTGGTTTAGGTGGTGCTGTCGGTGAGTTGTGGGTACAAGATGGATTGTTGCTGGTGTTAGCTTTGGCCCTATGTGGCGTTTCTGGTTGGCGACTTTATCAAAAGAATAATGGCGAAAAGCAAATGAGAGAATTGCTAAATGCTGATGAAAAAGCGATCGCACTAGCAACTCGTTTTGGTTACAGTCTACCCAATGCTTACAAAAGTCTTGGTAGTGCTTTGAAAAGTTTAATTGATACTACTCCTAGCAAACGCCAACGGTCTCGTTATGAAGCACGACTTTCTGCCCTCAAACGTAGTGCCAACAAGGCAAAAGCTAAATCTCGCTCTCCAGAAGACAGCGAAATGTAG
- a CDS encoding amino acid ABC transporter substrate-binding protein, with product MRKLAFILAIAPLILTLAACSGESGQTTKTASDRTDIVKGRGQLICGVSGEIPGFSFVGTDGKYNGIDVDVCRAVAAAMFDDPNAIEFRNLNAKERFTAVQTGEVDILSRNTTWTLSRDTSVGLEFAPVVFYDGQALMVRKTSNIKSLADLKGKAICVQTGTTTEQNLADQMRKRGVTYKPVVFEDVNITFATYAEGRCDGVTADRSALVSRRTTLPKPEENIILDEVISSEPLAPAVAKGNTNWNNIVKWVVYSFIKAEELGINSQNVAQMANSNDPDIKRFLGTEGNLGEGLGLTNDFAARVIKHVGNYAEVYDRNLGPKTKLNLARGQNQLWSKSGLLYSPPFR from the coding sequence ATGCGGAAATTAGCTTTCATCCTAGCGATCGCACCTTTAATCTTGACACTTGCTGCTTGTAGTGGAGAATCAGGCCAAACAACAAAGACAGCCAGCGATCGCACTGATATAGTTAAAGGTCGTGGTCAGTTAATTTGCGGTGTCAGTGGCGAAATTCCCGGTTTTAGCTTTGTGGGTACTGACGGTAAATACAATGGTATAGATGTAGATGTTTGCCGTGCTGTAGCAGCAGCAATGTTTGATGATCCCAATGCTATCGAGTTTCGCAATCTCAACGCCAAAGAAAGATTTACCGCCGTCCAAACTGGAGAAGTAGATATTCTCAGCCGCAACACAACTTGGACACTCAGCCGTGATACTTCAGTCGGTTTAGAATTTGCACCTGTCGTCTTTTATGACGGTCAAGCGCTCATGGTTCGCAAAACTAGCAACATTAAGTCCCTAGCAGACTTAAAAGGCAAAGCAATTTGTGTGCAAACTGGTACAACTACTGAACAAAATTTAGCCGACCAGATGCGAAAACGTGGTGTAACTTACAAACCCGTTGTTTTTGAAGATGTAAATATTACCTTCGCCACCTACGCTGAAGGACGTTGTGACGGAGTGACAGCCGACCGTTCCGCCTTGGTTTCTCGCCGGACAACTCTACCCAAACCAGAAGAAAACATAATTTTGGATGAAGTGATTTCTTCTGAACCCCTAGCGCCAGCAGTTGCTAAAGGAAACACAAATTGGAACAACATTGTGAAATGGGTAGTTTATTCTTTTATTAAAGCCGAAGAATTGGGTATTAATTCTCAGAATGTGGCGCAAATGGCTAACAGTAACGATCCAGATATTAAACGCTTTTTAGGCACAGAAGGCAACTTAGGTGAAGGACTTGGTTTAACTAACGATTTTGCGGCTAGAGTTATCAAACACGTTGGTAATTACGCGGAAGTATACGATCGCAACCTCGGCCCCAA